The following coding sequences lie in one Cannabis sativa cultivar Pink pepper isolate KNU-18-1 chromosome 5, ASM2916894v1, whole genome shotgun sequence genomic window:
- the LOC115716526 gene encoding uncharacterized protein LOC115716526: protein MEKRIIDYMLVPLGLLAMVVYHCWLLYRVRNHPNTTVIGVNAIYRRFWIRAMMEDVKKNGMVSVETLRNNMMASTLLASMAIMLSSLIAVLMADGGRNKTELFVFGNKSEASLSVKYFSILACFLASFLFNVQSIRYFNQASILINVPYKKKSQDDQHQQLTIDFVERNVHRGSFFWSLGLRTFYFSFTLFLWIFGPLPMFVSSLILVLMLYFLDVTFESARVVDVSDDNNNYAKREELGMIGMRPI, encoded by the exons ATGGAGAAAAGAATTATTGATTATATGTTAGTGCCATTGGGACTACTGGCTATGGTGGTTTACCATTGTTGGCTTCTCTACAGAGTTAGAAACCACCCGAACACCACCGTCATTGGTGTTAATGCCATCTACCGACGGTTTTGGATCCGCGCTATGATGGAg GATGTGAAAAAAAATGGAATGGTTTCGGTTGAGACATTGAGAAACAATATGATGGCTTCGACGCTTCTGGCGTCGATGGCTATTATGTTGAGTTCTTTAATCGCGGTGTTAATGGCTGATGGTGGCCGAAACAAAACCGAGTTGTTTGTTTTCGGAAATAAAAGTGAGGCCAGCTTATCTGTCAAGTACTTTTCCATATTGGCTTGCTTCTTAGCTTCCTTCTTGTTCAATGTCCAATCTATAAG GTACTTTAACCAAGCAAGTATTCTAATTAATGTACCATACAAGAAGAAATCACAAGATGATCAACACCAACAATTGACAATTGATTTTGTAGAGAGAAATGTTCATAGAGGAAGTTTTTTTTGGTCTCTAGGGTTACGTACTTTCTACTTCTCTTTCACTCTTTTCTTATGGATATTTGGTCCTCTTCCCATGTTTGTTTCTAGTTTGATTTTGGTTCTGATGCTCTATTTCTTGGATGTTACCTTCGAATCTGCTCGAGTTGTTGATGTTTCCGACGACAACAATAATTACGCGAAACGTGAGGAACTAGGAATGATTGGGATGAGAccaatttaa
- the LOC133038043 gene encoding uncharacterized protein LOC133038043 produces the protein MEPLYERFRKQAPPVFLGGPDVLKAEQWLTVIERILNFMGVVGNDRVACATFQFQEDALIWWEMVSLTRDVTRMTWEEFRESFNAKYYNEAVRSAKRKEFVESVQGEEMVDKALRAEGAVKFLQETRESSGVGGITVLPMSGPEKENGGSTFEQKKRTFPSSGSSGQGKRFRGNQNRRGRQTYSYPECPCCKKHHPGTCNRRACFQCGSVGHLKKDCP, from the exons ATGGAGCCTTTATATGAGAGATtcaggaagcaagcacctccagtatttctgggaggccctgatgttttAAAAGCGGAGCAGTGGTTGACTGTTATCGAAAGaatactgaatttcatgggagTGGTCGGAAATGATAGAGTGGCATGTGCCACGTTTCAATTTCAAGAAGATGCCCTGATATGGTGGGAGATGGTATCCCTCACCAGGGATGTGACcagaatgacctgggaagagttcCGGGAATCGTTCaatgccaagtattacaatgaggcggtccgcagtgcaaagcggaaggaaTTTGTAGAGTCGGTACAAGGTGAGG AAATGGTTGATAAGGCTCTTCGAGCTGAAGGAGCAGTTAAATTTTTGCAAGAAACCCGAGAGTCTTCTGGTGTTGGTGGGATCACTGTTCTCCCTATGTCTGGACCTGAAAAAGAGAATGGGGGTTCTACCTTTGAACAGAAGAAAAGAACTTTCCCATCCTCGGGAAGTTCAGGGCAAGGAAAAAGGTTTCGAGGAAACCAGAACAGAAGAGGACGTCAGACTTATtcctatcctgagtgcccgTGTTGCAAGAAGCATCACCCCGGAACTTGTAACCGGAGGGCCTGCTTTCAGTGTGGTTCGGTGGGACATCTCAAGAAAGACTGTCCTTAG